The stretch of DNA TGTCGCGGGTCGCTCTTTCGACACGGCGCGGGAAGTTGCTGCTGAGGCGGCAGCTCTCGGCGCGACGGCTGAGGCGTTGGCGCTCGATATTGCCGACCCGGCTCGGTCAAAGGCTGCCATCGACGAGGCTGCAGGACGCCATGGCGCGCTCGACATACTAGTCGCCAACGCCGGTATTAGCCCCTATTGGACGCGCGCCGAAAAGGTGACGCCGGAGATGTGGGACACGCTGATGGACGTCAATCTGCGCGGGCTGTTTTTCGCCGTGCAGGCGGGAGCTATGCACATGCTGAAAAACGGAGGTGGCAGCATAGTCTCGGTCTCTTCGGTGACGGCCGTGGTCGGCGTGACCCGGGGTATGCCATATGTCGCCTCAAAGGGCGGCATGGACGCCATGACCCGTTCGCTCGCAGTCGAATGGGCTGACCGGCAAGTCCGTGTAAACGGCGTCGCACCTGGATATATCGCCACTGACATGACGCACGGCATGCGGGAAAATTATACGCTCAAGCAGTCGTTACTCGATACAGTTCCGATGGCTCGTTTTGCCGACCCGGAGGAAGTCGCGGCGGTGATTGCCTTTCTCGCATCCGACGGTGCTTCGTATATCACCGGACAGACGATCATCGTCGATGGCGGTTTCGCGGCAGGCCGAGATTCCTCTCCGAGCCGCGCCTCTAACAGGCAAGATGGCGTCGGCAACTGATCGCCCCGGCCGGAAATTTGGCTATCGCATCGGCCGACGGCGCTCCCTGAAAATTCGAGCCTTGTCTAGAGCGAAGATGTCCTCCATCGAATGGCGGACCAATCGCGCCTTGCTCCGCCGGAGTCGGACTTCGGACGACTCGTAAAGGCTTGAAAATCGCGGGCCTGTGCACGGAAATGCTCCGGTCGAGCTCTCGACCGGATGCGAGGCGATAAGCCGTCGTTGCTTTGCTTTTGTCGCGGGTAGTCTCCGCCTTTGCTGGGAGAACCCGAACGGATCCTCTCCTACTTGGCAGATGACCGTTCATCAGTGGACGACGAACGATGCACATGCACGGGCTACGAGGAATGGCCCCGACGGTTGTCAAATCTGGCGGGTGCTCTCTACCCAGAACTTGCTGCGCACTTCGCGGCGCAGGACTTTCCCGACCGTGCTTCGGGGGAGTCTGTCCCAGACCTCGATCTGCTTTGGCGCCTTCACGCTGCCTATTCTTGACTTGCAAAAGGCGATGAGCTCCTCCACGTCCAGGATGCACCCCGTCCTGACTTCCACCGCGGCGACGATGCGTTCGCCCCATTTCTCATCGGGGGCGCCGACCACCGCGCAATCCTGGACCATGTGATGGCACATCAAGGCCTGTTCGACTTCGGAGGGATAAACGTTGAAGCCGCCTGTGATGATCAGTTCGCGCTTGCGGTCCGTAAGATAGAAGTAGCCATCCCTATCCTTGTAGCCGACGTCGCCCGAGCGGTGCCAACCATTCAACCGTGTCGCCGCGGTCTCCTCGGGCTGCTTGTAGTACCCGACCATGAGCAGCCCGCTTCGGCAGACGATCTCGCCCGGAGCGCCGTCCGTGACGATTTGGCCTTCGTCGTCCATGATTTCGACATGGCTGAACGGCCCGGCGCGACCTACGGAGGTGATACGATGATTGAGCGCCGGATCAGAGAGGATCTCTGCATGATCTTCCCGGGTCAGCACGGTCATTGCCATCATGCATTCGGTTTGCCCGTAGCATTGCATCATGACATGTCCGAATGCGTCAGCCGCCAGCCGCAGCTTCTCGACCGACATCGGTGCGGCGCCGTACATAAAATATCTCAGCGTCGAGTAGTCGTATTTCCTCAAATTCGGGTCCGACAGCAGCATGTAGATAAGTGTCGGCGGCATGAACAAGACCGATATCTTGTATTTCTCAATATTGGCGAGGATGTCTGCCGGAGCGGTCGACTTTTGAATGACGGTAGTCGTTCCCAGCGGCAATAGCGCCCAGTTTAGGACGCCGGCAGCATGGGTGAGCGGCGCAACGACCAAGTGTACTGGCGGCTCATCAAAGTGCATCGTGGCATAGAAACTCGCAGTCATGGCACCGAAAGAATGGCTGTTATGGACGACGCCCTTGGACGCGCCCGTCGTTCCACCGGATGAGAGGATGCACACGGCGTCGTCCATCCTGGCGTCCGGCAAGACCACCCGCTTTCCGGGCTGTGAAAGCCAATCGAGGATATAGGGCCGGTCGCCATCCGCCTTGTCGATGCAGACAGCGCCCTTCATCATCGGCGACTTCTTCATGAGTTCGATCGCCTGCTCCGCCAGGCTGGAGTGATAGAACAACCAAACGCAGTCCAGCTTGATGGCATGCCGGACGTTCTCGTCCGTCGAATTTCTGTAGTTCAGCGGCACCCAGACGGTTCCGGCACGCTGGATAAGGTACTGGCTCGTGAGGACATGCGGATGATTGGGTGACACTATGCCGATCGACTCTCCGGGAAGGACGCCGGCCCGCAGCAACGCTTGAGCGCCGGCTTCGCAATGCGAATCGATCTCCGCGAATGTGTAGGTCAGTTCTCCATCGGTCACGCAGACGCGGTCGGGATACTTGACGACGCCCTGTTTGAAGAAATCAATGAGCAGCATTATTCAGGTCCTCCCAGTTGTCTTTTCTCTTGGGGGTCACGACGGATCGCAGGTATCGGCGAACACTTCTCGACTGTCGCCCGCCGGATTGCCGCGTCCAGACCAGACATAGATTTCGTGGCCTTGCGCGTCGCCGAAGATGCCGTACTGCGGTCAAGTCTCGATCGATTTGGCCTCCATGTTAGTGGACACTGTTGTGGCCCGATCCAGGGTGTCGTCCGAGGCCAGCAAAAAGGCCATCGCAAATCCGAAACTGCGACCGATTCCTCCGACGAGGCGTCCTGCATCCTGCAACCGGGAAGCACGACGGTGTCTTCGATTTTGACGCTGAAGTCAACAAATAATAATTCACAATCAGATCGTATGTAGCGCATGGCCAATCCCTGCTACTTCGCAGATTGAACTTGTCGGGGCTTCTTGCGCAGGCAACGACGGTATCGTTTCATGGAATGACGTCCAAGTCATATAACTTGACACAATAGTCATTTCTAGATCATATGATCGGATGGCGCCGTTCGGACCCAAGCCCGTTCGACCTACGAGGGCAGATGGCCATCGAAGGGCGCCTTAACGCCGTGGCCTGCCGAAGGCGGCGAGACGGCGTCCTGACAAATAACGTCGCGAACGCGAAGTCGAAAACTGGAGGAAATGTCAAATGGCCTACCTGAAACTCGGAGCTGCGCTCGCTTTCGCGATATTTGCGGCACCCGTGTATGCCAACGAGGATGGTGTCAAGATCGGGGTTCTCAGCGACATGTCCGGACCCTACGCATCGATAACTGGTCCAGGCTCCGTGGTGGCGGCTCAGATGGCGATCGAGGATTTCGGCGGCAAGGTTCTTGGAAAGCCGATTTCGCTGTTATCGGCCGATCATCAGAACAAGTCGGACCTTGGTTCCGGCATCGCCAAGCGTTGGTATGACGTCCAGGGGGTCGATGCCATATTTGACGTGCCGAATTCTGCGGTCGCCCTCGCCGTGGCCGGAATCTCCGGTGAGCGAAAGAAAATCGTTGGATTCTCTGGTGCTTCCACCTCTACCCTGACGGGCGCAGCGTGCCAGGAGACGACGTCGGCGTGGGCGTACGACACTTACTCCCTTGTCAACGGCTCGATCAAATTCCTCGCTCGACAGGGAACGGACACCTGGTTTTTCGTTGCGCTCGACAGCGAGTCCGGAAAGGCCTTCGAGACGCTCGGGACGCGCGCCATCGAAGATCTCCACGGGAAAGTGGTCGGAGCCGTCCGGCATCCCATCAACACGGCGGATTTTTCCTCTTTCCTTTTGCAGGCGCAGGCGTCAAAGGCCAAAGCGGTGGCACTGGCAAACGCCGGAAACGACACGGTCGTATCGCTGCGGCAGGCGAACGAGTTTCAACTACCTCAAAGCGGGCAAACGGT from Bradyrhizobium sp. AZCC 1693 encodes:
- a CDS encoding SDR family NAD(P)-dependent oxidoreductase, with amino-acid sequence MVSCAGKVALIVGGTRGIGRASVLALAKEGATVIVAGRSFDTAREVAAEAAALGATAEALALDIADPARSKAAIDEAAGRHGALDILVANAGISPYWTRAEKVTPEMWDTLMDVNLRGLFFAVQAGAMHMLKNGGGSIVSVSSVTAVVGVTRGMPYVASKGGMDAMTRSLAVEWADRQVRVNGVAPGYIATDMTHGMRENYTLKQSLLDTVPMARFADPEEVAAVIAFLASDGASYITGQTIIVDGGFAAGRDSSPSRASNRQDGVGN
- a CDS encoding class I adenylate-forming enzyme family protein, with product MLLIDFFKQGVVKYPDRVCVTDGELTYTFAEIDSHCEAGAQALLRAGVLPGESIGIVSPNHPHVLTSQYLIQRAGTVWVPLNYRNSTDENVRHAIKLDCVWLFYHSSLAEQAIELMKKSPMMKGAVCIDKADGDRPYILDWLSQPGKRVVLPDARMDDAVCILSSGGTTGASKGVVHNSHSFGAMTASFYATMHFDEPPVHLVVAPLTHAAGVLNWALLPLGTTTVIQKSTAPADILANIEKYKISVLFMPPTLIYMLLSDPNLRKYDYSTLRYFMYGAAPMSVEKLRLAADAFGHVMMQCYGQTECMMAMTVLTREDHAEILSDPALNHRITSVGRAGPFSHVEIMDDEGQIVTDGAPGEIVCRSGLLMVGYYKQPEETAATRLNGWHRSGDVGYKDRDGYFYLTDRKRELIITGGFNVYPSEVEQALMCHHMVQDCAVVGAPDEKWGERIVAAVEVRTGCILDVEELIAFCKSRIGSVKAPKQIEVWDRLPRSTVGKVLRREVRSKFWVESTRQI
- a CDS encoding ABC transporter substrate-binding protein — protein: MAYLKLGAALAFAIFAAPVYANEDGVKIGVLSDMSGPYASITGPGSVVAAQMAIEDFGGKVLGKPISLLSADHQNKSDLGSGIAKRWYDVQGVDAIFDVPNSAVALAVAGISGERKKIVGFSGASTSTLTGAACQETTSAWAYDTYSLVNGSIKFLARQGTDTWFFVALDSESGKAFETLGTRAIEDLHGKVVGAVRHPINTADFSSFLLQAQASKAKAVALANAGNDTVVSLRQANEFQLPQSGQTVVALILVLNDVKALGLETAQGAILSESFYWDNDDETRAWNKRFMDRHGAPANMMQAGVYSAVLHYLKGVAKAGTVEGRAVAAMMKSMPVEDFYTKGAAVRADGRVMRDMYIFRAKSPSESKGPWDLYQKLGKVDAADAYLPLEQSTCPLVKR